The Chlorocebus sabaeus isolate Y175 chromosome 1, mChlSab1.0.hap1, whole genome shotgun sequence genome includes a region encoding these proteins:
- the YPEL4 gene encoding protein yippee-like 4 — protein sequence MPSCDPGPGPACLPTKTFRSYLPRCHRTYSCVHCRAHLAKHDELISKSFQGSHGRAYLFNSVVNVGCGPAEQRLLLTGLHSVADIFCESCKTTLGWKYEQAFETSQKYKEGKYIIEMSHMVKDNGWD from the exons ATGCCCAGCTGTGACCCCGgtccaggccctgcctgcctccccaccAAGACTTTCCGCAGCTACCTGCCCCGCTGCCACCGCACTTACAGCTGTGTCCACTGCCGTGCACACCTGGCCAAACACGATGAGCTTATTTCCAAG TCCTTCCAAGGGAGCCATGGCCGAGCCTACCTGTTTAACTCCGT ggtcaaCGTGGGTTGCGGGCCAGCTGAACAGCGCCTCTTGCTCACGGGGCTCCACTCGGTAGCTGACATTTTCTGTGAGAGCTGCAAAACCACACTGGGCTGGAAATAT GAACAAGCTTTTGAGACGAGCCAGAAGTACAAGGAAGGGAAATATATCATTGAAATGTCACACATGGTGAAGGACAACGGCTGGGACTGA